From a single Solanum dulcamara chromosome 4, daSolDulc1.2, whole genome shotgun sequence genomic region:
- the LOC129885507 gene encoding receptor protein kinase TMK1-like produces the protein MKLKKPHSGFVCFLILLSYVVSVYSQGSAATDAAVMQELKKRISPPSSLNWDGPDPCKWGNVRCTKDGRVTRIQVGDQGMKGSLPPNMNNLTELIVFEVQRNALTGALPSFSGLNSLQSILLNNNGFTSIPSDFFDGMTNLQSVYLDYNPFSPWSVPESLKIASSLRTFSAISANITGKIPDFFGGDTFSSLTDLHLSFNNLEGPLPSSFSGSYIQTLWLNGLQSRLNGSIDVVQNMTGLTQLWLHGNEFTGPLPDFSGLTQLQDCSLRDNSFTGPVPYSLVNLPSLKVVNLTNNFLQGPTPKFPSSVRVDMLDDTNSFCLSQPSPCDSRVNTLLAVAKDVGYPREFAENWKGNDPCSPWMGITCDGGNIAVLNFQKMGLTGTISPNFSSITSLQRLILANNFLTGTIPNELALLPNLRELDVSNNQLYGKIPPFKSNVLVKFDGNVNIGKDNPPPSAPGTPSGSTPSSPDGGGGGQTHGKGGKKSSTGVVVGSVIGGVCGAVAVAGLFVFCLHRTKPQRSSRVQSPHTVVIHPHHSGSDQDAVKITVAGSSVNGGTTDTYSCGSSAPGDLHIVEAGNMVISIQVLRNVTNNFSEENILGRGGFGTVYKGELHDGTKIAVKRMESGVMSEKGLDEFKSEIAVLTKVRHRHLVALLGYCLDGNERLLVYEYMPQGTVSRYLFNWKEEGIKPLEWTRRLIIALDVARGVEYLHGLAQQSFIHRDLKPSNILLGDDMRAKVADFGLVRLAPEGKTSLVTRLAGTFGYLAPEYAVTGRVTTKIDVFSFGVILMELITGRRALDESQPEESMHLVPWFRRMHINKETFRKAIDHTIDLDEETLASVSTVAELAGHCCAREPHQRPDMGHAVNVLSSLAELWKPAEVDEDEIYGIDYDMTLPQAVKKWQALEGMSGIDGSSSYLGSSENTQTSIPTRPSGFADSFTSVDGR, from the exons ATGAAGTTGAAGAAACCCCATTCGGGTTTTGTGTGTTTCTTGATACTCTTGTCTTATGTTGTCTCTGTATACTCTCAGGGTAGTGCTGCTACAGATGCTGCAGTGATGCAGGAATTGAAGAAGCGAATCAGCCCACCGAGTTCACTCAACTGGGACGGCCCAGACCCCTGTAAGTGGGGTAACGTTCGGTGTACTAAGGATGGTCGTGTAACTAGGATTCAAGTAGGGGATCAAGGGATGAAGGGTTCTCTTCCACCAAATATGAATAACCTGACGGAATTGATAGTGTTTGAAGTTCAAAGAAATGCACTTACTGGGGCGCTTCCGAGTTTTTCTGGGTTGAACTCGTTGCAGAGCATTCTTCTTAACAACAATGGTTTCACTTCAATTCCTAGCGACTTTTTTGATGGTATGACTAATTTGCAAAGTGTTTACTTGGATTACAATCCCTTTTCGCCATGGTCTGTACCAGAAAGTCTGAAAATTGCATCTTCTCTTCGAACTTTCTCTGCTATTTCTGCTAATATTACTGGTAAAATACCTGATTTCTTTGGTGGAGATACCTTTTCTAGTTTAACAGATTTGCATTTGTCCTTCAATAATTTGGAGGGTCCTCTGCCCTCGAGCTTTTCGGGTTCTTATATCCAAACGTTGTGGTTAAATGGTCTCCAAAGTAGGTTGAATGGCTCAATAGATGTGGTACAGAACATGACCGGATTAACCCAGCTCTGGTTGCATGGCAATGAGTTTACAGGCCCTTTGCCTGATTTTTCGGGATTGACTCAGTTGCAAGATTGTAGTTTGAGAGATAATAGTTTCACTGGTCCAGTGCCATACTCTTTGGTTAATCTTCCTTCGTTAAAGGTGGTTAATTTGACAAACAACTTTTTGCAAGGCCCTACGCCGAAATTTCCATCTTCAGTGCGAGTGGATATGTTGGATGATACAAATAGTTTTTGTTTGTCACAGCCTAGTCCTTGTGACTCACGGGTTAATACACTGTTAGCTGTGGCTAAGGACGTGGGGTACCCCAGGGAGTTTGCTGAGAATTGGAAGGGGAATGATCCTTGTTCGCCTTGGATGGGCATAACATGTGATGGTGGGAACATTGCAGTGCtgaattttcagaaaatggGACTTACTGGGACAATCTCTCCCAACTTCTCGTCCATTACATCATTACAGAGGTTGATCCTAGCAAACAATTTTCTTACAGGAACTATTCCAAATGAGCTTGCATTGCTGCCAAATTTAAGGGAATTGGATGTTTCTAACAATCAACTTTATGGAAAAATCCCACCATTTAAGAGCAATGTACTGGTTAAATTTGATGGCAATGTCAATATTGGGAAAGATAATCCACCTCCATCCGCACCTGGAACACCTTCCGGGAGCACTCCAAGTTCACCGGATGGGGGTGGAGGTGGACAAACTCATGGGAAGGGTGGTAAAAAATCTTCAACTGGAGTTGTTGTCGGCTCAGTGATAGGTGGTGTTTGTGGTGCCGTGGCGGTTGCTGGATTATTTGTGTTTTGTCTTCACAGGACTAAGCCCCAGCGGTCCAGTAGAGTTCAGAGTCCACACACAGTGGTTATTCATCCTCATCATTCAGGATCTGACCAAGATGCTGTTAAGATCACAGTTGCTGGTTCAAGTGTCAATGGAGGGACAACCGATACGTATAGTTGTGGAAGCAGTGCACCCGGGGACTTGCACATTGTTGAGGCTGGTAACATGGTGATTTCCATCCAAGTTTTGAGGAATGTCACTAACAACTTCAGCGAGGAGAatatattggggagaggtggaTTTGGAACTGTTTACAAGGGGGAGTTACATGATGGAACTAAAATTGCTGTTAAGAGGATGGAATCTGGAGTTATGAGCGAGAAGGGGTTGGATGAGTTCAAGTCTGAGATTGCTGTGCTTACAAAGGTTCGCCACAGGCATTTGGTTGCACTGTTAGGATATTGCTTGGATGGAAATGAGCGGTTACTTGTATATGAATATATGCCACAAGGGACAGTCAGCAGGTATCTTTTCAACTGGAAGGAAGAAGGGATAAAGCCCCTCGAATGGACAAGGAGGCTAATTATTGCACTGGATGTTGCAAGGGGTGTTGAATATCTTCACGGCTTAGCTCAACAGAGCTTCATTCATAGAGATCTGAAGCCATCAAACATTCTTTTGGGAGATGATATGAGGGCAAAAGTTGCAGATTTTGGACTTGTTCGCCTTGCTCCTGAGGGAAAAACTTCATTGGTTACAAGGTTGGCTGGAACTTTTGGCTATCTTGCACCAGAGTATGCAG TTACGGGCCGAGTAACCACAAAGATTGATGTGTTTAGCTTTGGTGTAATTTTGATGGAGCTAATTACTGGAAGAAGAGCTCTGGATGAATCTCAGCCTGAGGAAAGCATGCATCTTGTCCCATGGTTCCGCAGAATGCATATAAATAAGGAGACATTCCGTAAGGCCATTGACCACACAATCGATCTTGATGAAGAAACTCTGGCCAGTGTCAGCACAGTTGCTGAGTTGGCTGGTCACTGCTGTGCTAGGGAACCCCATCAGAGACCAGACATGGGTCATGCTGTCAATGTGCTTTCATCCCTGGCTGAGCTTTGGAAACCAGCAGAAGTGGACGAGGATGAAATATATGGAATCGATTATGACATGACCCTACCTCAAGCAGTTAAGAAGTGGCAGGCTCTCGAGGGAATGAGTGGCATTGACGGCTCTTCTTCATACCTTGGCAGCAGTGAAAATACACAAACAAGTATACCCACTCGGCCATCTGGATTTGCTGATTCATTTACGTCAGTAGATGGACGATAA
- the LOC129885508 gene encoding methyl jasmonate esterase 1-like → MVKSKFLTSLVVLILLLPYANATLPGPKAKKHLVLVHRACHGAWSWYKIVALMRSSGYNVTAIDLAASGINPKQALEVPHLSDYFNPLMKFMDSLPQHEKVVLVGHEFGGFAISKAMEIFPEKISVAVFVTAVMPGQTLNATRIYTEDFVLATTVLRPIYIYSVEDVSKEIVVSSRRYGSVRRVFIVAAEDNLLKKEFQKWTIEKNPPDDVEEIHGSNHMTMMSKPLQLSTSIANKYI, encoded by the exons atgGTGAAAAGCAAGTTTCTGACAAGTCTAGTAGTTCTAATACTCCTGTTGCCATATGCAAATGCAACCTTGCCAGGGCCTAAAGCTAAGAAGCACCTCGTGTTGGTTCATAGGGCATGCCATGGAGCCTGGTCCTGGTATAAGATTGTGGCATTGATGCGATCTTCAGGGTATAATGTCACAGCTATTGACTTGGCTGCTTCAGGTATCAACCCCAAGCAGGCTCTTGAAGTCCCACATTTGTCTGATTACTTTAATCCCCTAATGAAGTTCATGGATTCACTTCCTCAACATGAAAAAGTGGTTCTTGTAGGCCATGAATTTGGTGGCTTCGCCATTTCTAAAGCCATGGAAATCTTTCCGGAAAAGATTTCAGTTGCTGTATTTGTCACAGCTGTAATGCCTGGTCAAACTCTTAATGCAACTAGAATTTACACCGAG GATTTCGTGCTGGCCACTACAGTACTAAGGCCGATATACATATACAGTGTGGAAGATGTTTCCAAGGAGATAGTTGTTTCAAGCAGAAGGTATGGATCAGTTAGGCGAGTATTCATTGTTGCTGCTGAAGATAACCTTCTGAAGAAGGAATTTCAAAAGTGGACGATTGAAAAGAATCCACCCGATGACGTGGAAGAGATCCATGGCTCTAATCACATGACCATGATGTCTAAGCCCCTTCAACTTTCTACTAGCATTGCCAACAAGTATATATAA